The Natrinema caseinilyticum genomic sequence GATGATGTCGTTCAGGTCGACCGCGGGATCGCCATCGGCTTCGACGGTCAGCGTCGCGTGCCCGCGCTGGGAGTGGCCCGGTTGGGGCACTTCGTCCAGGAACTCCGTGATCGTCTCTTCTTCCACGCCGAGGTCCTCGAGCGTCTGTTTCGCGCGAGCGGCGGACATCCCTTGCGAGCACGGACAGACGGTCATGCCGGTGACCTGGGCACCGATTTCTTCGCGGGTTCCCTCGTCCGTGGCGGTCGCCGAGGCGACGATGTCGACCATGTGCTGGGTCTCGCGGTCACTCGCCGGCGTCCGCTCGCGACGCATGTACTCCGCTTCCATCGAAACCTCGGCTTTCGACGTGTAGTCGTGTTTCTCGAGCAATCGCTCGGCAGCCTCGCCACAGACCTCTTCGACGCTGTAGGCCTCTTCACGGGTGGCGTCCTCGAGGATCTCGTCGATGACCTCCATGTTGCGGCTCATGTCCGCGCCCTTACGCCAGGCGGGGAGGTCGACGAAGACTTCGAACTCGGCGGTGAGCACGATGGGGCGCTTTCCGTCGCGGGCCAGTTTGACGAGTTTGTCGACGCCCGTGACGCCGACCTGGCTCAAGCCGACGGTGACGTCGGGTGACGTCGCCTGCACGTCCGGCAACTGATGACTCATTGGCCGCATTCGGGGGAGCGTGCGATTCAACCTTTCGGAACCCGAAGTCGCCGTGGGGAGCGGTTCGACCCGGTCTCGGTATCGGCTCGCGCCGTCGCTTCTTTAAGTGCTTCTGGTCACAAGGTGGAGCTATGACGGGAGACGGTTCCTCTCCGGTACCATTCGTTCGATAGCCACGACGCCGCGTTTCGACCTCTCCGTTCGGTAGCGAGAACCATCTCGGTACCGGAACACGGGTCGCGAGTCACTCGTGCGACTCGAGAGGTGCTCTGCAACCGTCGGCGGGACGAACCACGGACGGGAGGAGAAACGCCGCACCGACGGCGGCGATCGACCCGTCCGTGCGGTGCACTGCCAAGACGGCGGCCAGCATCTCGGTGACGTTTTTGTCCGTTTCAGTCGGCTCCAACTCGAACAGTGCTGACTGGAGGGCGGCCGTTATTATCGTACCCGGTCGATTGTGAATGCGCCGATCGAACTGGTCGCCGGGGTACACGTCGGACGTGTTACGGCGGGTCGAAAGTGAACTGGACCCGCCCGAACGGCACCGCAGGCGACTGTAACTCGAAAGCCCGTTCGATATCGACCGGCGCGCTGTCGTCTCGGCCGTCGTTCGTTTAAGTACTTCTGGTCACAAGGTCGAGATACGACGGGGAGGCGTCGTTCTCGAGTCCCAGAACTGGTGAGCGACGGCCGTGTCCGCCGTGGGCGAACGTCGAGTCCGTCGCCGCCCGGTTTCGTCGTCGACGGTGGATGGCCGGGCCGAGTCGTGGCCGGCCGCGATTCTTTAAGTGCTTCTGGACACAAGGTAAAGCTACGAAGGGCATTCGTCACCCGGTCGACTCACATTTTGAGCACCGATTTCGTCTCTTCCGCCGTCGAGCCACTGCTATGGCGACAGTTCCCGACCACGTTCGAGAGACCGTCGACGACCATCTGACCGCGATCGAACGCGAGAACGACGTCGCGGTCGCGCTGGCCGTCGCCCGGGGGAGCCACGCCTGGGGTGCAGCCAGTTCCGACAGCGACTACGACGTCGGGTTCGTCTACGTGCCGACCGATCTTCGGCGGTACGCTCACCTCGGCGGCGTAGCCGGGGTGATCGACGCGGAAGACGGCGAGTTCGAGTACCAGGGCTGGGACGTGCGGACGTTCGCGGGCTTGCTCGTGGATTCGAACGACGGTGCGATCGATCTCCTTCGAAGCCCGATTCGCTATCGCGTCGCGTACGACCCCGCGGTCCTCGCCGCGTACATCGAGCGGGCGTACAACCCGATCGACCTCTATCACGCGTGGCGCGGGATTGCGACGAACAACTACCGGAAGTACGTCTCTCACCACCTGGTCCGCACGGACGACGAAATCTTCCCGATCGTCGAGACGGACGGCGATAGTTACGTCGTCGAGACCGACGACGGCACGACGACGGTCGCAGCCGACGACGACCGGTTTACGGAAACGGCGACGAGACCCACGGTGAAACGAAATCTCACGATCTACCGGGCGGCCATGTCCGCGCGGTATCTGAAAGAAACGGGGGAACGCGGCGACCACGACTTGCCGGCGCTCGCGTTCGATCGCTTCCTCTCGAAACAGGCTCCGGCGGTCTTCGCCGACGAACGGATCGAGCGTGCGAGGGCGTTGCTCGAGCGGAAACGTGCGGGTGAGGGGGCGGCCGTGGTCGGTGACGCGGTTGGACCCGAGTTCGCTCGGCCGCCGCGGCGTATCGACCCTGCGATCCACGCCTGCGACGGCCCCAGCACGACTCGTATAAACGGGTTCGTCGACGAGCTAATCGACGCGGTCCAGTAACCCGAGCGATCGGTTTCGACAGCCGACGCGCCGAGCGATTTTGCACCGCGTTCGATCGATCGGCCGTCGCTCCGTTTTCGAGCCGTCGTTTAAGTGGTTCTGGTCACAAGGTGAAGCTACGAAGAGATTCTCGCGACGCCGTCGGACTCGAGAGAGACGCGGGGCTTGCGTATGGCCGCCACGAATCGGTTGCTCGCCGGTGATCGCACGTGATCCGTGTCGACCGCGCGGTACCTGTTCGAGTATCTGAACGTCTGGCCGAGACGGTACTGAAAGGAGCGAGCCTTTTTCACGCTCCCCCTCCGAGCGACAGACGATGCAAGACGACGGTGCCGACCCTGGTCCACCCACGGCGGGTGACGTGGCCGTAGCGGACGGCGTCGACCCCGACCCCGAACGCGAACGCCGCCTCGAGACGCGGCCCGGTTCCGGGGCGCTCTCGCGAGCGGACGTGCAGCGCGATTCGTCGGTTCGACGATGGGGCGTCGTCACGCCGAGTGCGACGGTCATCGGCCGCGCAACGTCGCCCGACGCGGACCTTTCGGAGAGCGTGCGCCGCCTCCACGACGAACAGCACGCGGCGACGCCGGGCTACGGCGAACGCGCCCACCGACTCGATCGACTCCGAACGACGCAGGCGCTGTGTAACGCCCTCGAGGTGACGCCCTGGCAGCGCGATTTAGCACTCGGCGTCATGGACGAGATCGACCTCACCGAGTTCGGCAGCCAGCGTGCGATTCCGAAGGTCGCGCTCGTGGTGATTCGCCACGTCGTCGACGTCGACCGACAGCGGTACTTCGGACTCGACGACATCGACGCGCAGTCGCTGTCGGCCGACCGGATGGAAGAACTGTTCGCCCAGTACCGGGCCCACGACATCACCGACGACGGAACGTTCAAGCGACTCGCGGCGGACTACGGGCTCGACACCACGAGCCTGAATCGATTGCGCCGCGTCCTGAAATCGCAACTCGAGGACGATCTCCCGGCCTACGGTCGCAACCCGTACCGCGATCCGAATCTGCCGGACGTGACGGAGTCGGACGCTGCGGGCGCGGACGCGGCAACGACCGGCGGGCAGAGCTGAGCGGCCTGCCGGTGGCCGGCACTTTTTGCCCCGCGGCACCCAACCGGTGGTATGGCCGACACAGGCACCGACGGGACGCCGACCGGCGACCGGATTACGATGTACGCCGACTACGTCTGTCCGTTCTGCTTTCTGGGCACGCGCTCGCTCGTGCAGTATCGAGAGCGCCGCGACGAACCGCTGGCGGTCGATTGGCACCCGTTCGATCTCCGACACGGGAAGCGGAACCCGGACGGGACGATCGATCACGACGTCGACGACGGGAAAGACGACCAGTACTACGAGCAGGCAAAGCGGAACGTCCGTCGGCTCCAGGCGGAATACGGCGTCGAGATGAGTCTGGACATCGCCACGGATATCGATTCGTTCGACGCGCAGGTGGCCTCGTGGTACGTCGCCCGGGAGTATCCCGACCGGTGGGACGCCTTCGACGAGGCGGTCTACACGGCGCTGTGGCAGGAGGGACGCGACATCGGCGATCGTCGAGTCCTGCTCGATCTCGCGGAAACCGTCGGTCTCCCGACAGACGAGATCCGGGCGGCCATCGACGACGACGACCGTCGGACCGATCTCGAGGAGCGATTCACGGACGCACAGGAGGCCGGCGTCACCGGCGTTCCGACGTTCGTCTCCGACGGGCACGTCGCCCGCGGTGCGGTGCCACCGGCACAGCTCGAGCGCCTCGTCGAGGGCGTCGGTACCGATAGCCGCTGAGCGCTCCCGAAACGCTACTCGAGTTTGTCGAGGCCGTCGAAGAAGTCGGCCTGCGGTCCGGCCAGCGTGACGGAGTCATCCGCGAGCGTGACGGATATCGTCGCGGGCGGCTCGAGTCGCCGTCGGTTTCGTCCGTCGCTGATCGCGTAGGCGCTCTCGGTTCCGGAGATGGTGAGGGTGAGTTCGGCCGTCGGTTCGACGACCAGCGGCGGCATCGAATCGCTGGCGGCCATCTGCGTCACGACGAGCGCGTCGGCCGACGGGTGCACCAGCGGTCCGTCCTCGCTGAGATTGTAGGCGGTGGACCCGGTCGGCGTACAGACGAGCACGCCGTCGACGTGGCTTTCGGTGTACCGCTGCCCGTCGACGCGAACCTCGACCGTCGCGCCACCGCCGGGGCCTCGCCGCGGTCCGTGGACGAGAATCTCGTTCAGCGCGGGCTCGAGCGTCCAGTCCTCGTCGACGCCCGTCGCCTGGAGGCGGGTCAGTTCGCGCCCGTCCACGGCGCCCGTTTCCTCGAGTTCGGCGACGAGATCGGTGACGACCGCGAGCGCGTCGTCCGGAGCGACGGCGTTGAGAAAGCCGACTTCGCCGAGATTGACGCCGAGAATCGGCGTCGGGCCGACCTCGCGGGCGACGAACAGTAACGTCCCGTCGCCGCCGATGCTTACGACGAGGTCGCGACCTCCCATCGCAGAAACCGGGACGGCGGTCTCCCCGATCGCCCCGCCGGTCGCCTCGTCGACGACGACGTTCGCACCCTCCTGTTCGAGGGCGTCGACGAGGTCCGCGGCGAGTTCCTGTGCACGCTCGTTGTCGCGCTGGGCGACGATTCCGACGGCGACGTCCATCATCCGTGGCTACCCGCCCCGTCGTCAAAAAGCCACGCTTGTCCCGGCGGCGGCAACAAGGTTAATCGGGCTGGAACGAATCCGGACATCTACCCCCGCGACGATCTCGTCGCAGTGTCCAGTATGGCGTCCGTCCACTCGAGTACGCGTCCGTCGTGTCGCCCGCGTCGCCAGCCCGGCTCCTCGTGGCGTTCGGCCGCGCCGTGGCCCCTTCCCGCAGGTGATCGCCGTGAGTGACGACACCGACGATTGGTTCGAACGCGCACTCGAGGACGAGGACGAGGACGGAGCCGCGGACGAGACCGGGTCGCCCCCTCTCGACGACGAGCGGGGCGATTCGGGGGCCGAGAAGCAACGCGACTTCGGAGTCGAGGAACTGACCGGTCCGGGGACCGAAGAGAGGCGTGAAGCAGGTGCCGAAGAGAGGCGTGAATCGGGGGTCGAAGAGCGCGTCGATGATGGTGACGACTCGCTGTTCGAGGACGATTTCGGCGCAGCACTCCAGGACGTCGAGTCGCCGGCGATCGGCGACGGCGACCCGGATCTCGCCGCGAGTGGCGGGCCGGAAGGGTTCGAAGATCTCGATTTCGTGTTCGCGGGAGGCGACGAACCCGATTTCGACGAGGAGATCGACTCGGAGCTTCCTCGGCTCGACCTCGGAATCGAGGGCCTCGATCGGATGATCCAGGGCGGTATCCCGGAACGCTCGCTGATCGTCGCGATGGGCAGCGCCGGCACCGGCAAGACGACTTTCGGCCTCCAATTTCTCAACCACGGCCTCGAGCAGGGCGAGCGCGGCGTCTGTATCACGTTAGAAGAGAGCCGCGAGCGGGTCATCAACAGCGCGACCGAGAAGGGGTACGCCTTCGACGAGTACGCCGCCGCCGGACAACTCGCCGTCGTCGACGTCGATCCGATCGAGATGGCAAACAGCCTGGCGTCGATTCGCAACGAACTCCCGTCGCTCGTCGAGGAGTTCGGCGCGTCGCGGTTCGTGTTGGACTCCGTCTCGTTACTCGAGATGATGTACGAAAACCGGGCGGACCGGCGAAACGAAATCTACGATTTCGCCCGGAGTTTGAAGGAGGCGGGCGTCACCGCCTTGTTGACCAGCGAGGTATCGCCCGACACGTCGTACGCGTCGCGATACGGAATCGTCGAGTACCTCACTGACGCCGTCTTCGTCCTGCAGTACGTTCGACCGGACGACTTCCGCGAGACGCGGCTGGCAATCGAGATCCAGAAGATCCGCGACCGAACCACTCCCGAGAAAAGAAACCGTACGAGATCACCACCGACGGAATCTCGGTGTATCAGCAAGCGAACCTGTTCTAGCGGCCGCTGCGGCCTCGAGTTTGCACTTCCGGTTCGAGCCCGCACTTCCGGTTCGAGTTCGCGCTCCGACCTCGAGTTCGCGTTGCGATTTCGGGTCGCGAAGCCGATTCTAGTTCGGTGAGTGAACTGTTGCAGTGGCTTTCGAACGGGTAACTCCGTGTTAGGGCGGCGTTCGTTGCCCATACTTTTGCGGGCAGAACCGCCATGATTCCCGTATGGCGCAACGGACGACGGCCGACGAAACACTGCCTCGAGAAGAACTCTCCGCGTATCTCCGAGACCTCGCCGCCGAGTTCGAGCAGGGAGGCGGATCGATGGAGGACGAACCCGAACCGGGAGAGGACGAACCTGAACCGGGAGCGGATGAAACGGTTACCGTTCCAGTCGGGAACAAGAACGTGTCGCTCCATCCGCCCCACCACGTCGACGTTTCGATCGAGGTCGTCGAACGGTCTTCGATGCTCCGGGGGAACCGCGAGACAGTCGATATCGAACTCAGCTGGAAGCCCTAACATGGCCGTCGCGGACTCCATCCTGATCTTCGCCCTCAGTTTGCTCGTGGGAACAGTCGGCATCCTCGCGGGTGCACGGCTCGTCCTGGACCGTGATGCGGGGTTCGTGAACGCGGCGATGACGGCGTTGATCGGCGCCGTCGCCTGGGCGGTCACGAGCTTTTTCGTCGGTTGGATCCCCGTTCTGGGTATCTTGCTGATGCTGGTCATCTGGGTCGGTATCATCAACTGGCGATATCCGGGCGGCTGGGGATCGGCCGTCGCGATCGGCTTCGTCGCCTGGATCGTCGCGGTGGGAATCGTCTACGCGTTCGCGGCAGTCGGTATCGTCACACCCGACGTGCTCGGCATTCCGGGGATCTAGCCCGTCGACGGCCCGGGAATTTCCACCGGGAAAGAACGTGGCAAACTCCTTTGTCCGTCCGCTCGAGAGGGCTACGTAGACAGCGATGTACGAGACGATCCTGTTTCCAACGGACGGCAGTGACCACTCGAAAACCGTCGCGGACCACGCGACCGACGTCGCGGCAACGAGAGACGCGACCCTCCACGTCCTCTCCGTCGTCGACGACCGCGCCTTCCTCGTTCTCGACGACGACCGTATCGAGCGCGTCCGCGGGGACCTCGAGGAGACGTCTCGAGCGGCGGTCGACGAAGCGGCCACCCGGGCTGCCGATCGCGGTGTGGAGACGGTGACGGCGGTCGATACCGGTCACCCGGCCGAGTGCATCGTCGACTACGCCGCCACCAACGACGTGGATCTGATCGTCATGGGAACGAGCGGCGACGAATACGAACGCAACGTCGTCGGCAGCGTTTCCCAGCGCGTCGTCCGCGAGGCCCCGGTCCCCGTCACGACCGTCGGCCCGAGCGTCAGATCGGACTGACGAGCCCGTCATTGCGAGCGCGAGCGCATCGCATCACCCAGATCCGACGGTCGCACTCGGACGCGACGGTCGATCGACCGATCGAAACCGGTTCCAACACACCGATCGCCGGTTCTCGAGCGGGCCTGTCGATTTCGTTACACACGGTTTGATGTGTTCCTGGTCCCAACTAGGGGGAGATGCGTCGCTCGTTCGTGATCGCCGCAGTCCTGCTCGTTCTGGCGTTCGTGCTGGTCGGCGGTCCGTCGATGGTCCTGTCGCTGTCGACCGGGCAGATAGCATCGGAGGACGCGACGAGAACGAAGACGGTCGATCCGAACGCGGCTCCGGACGTCGTCACGTTCGAAGACTCCGAGAGCGGTTTCTGGCGGTATCTCAGCCCGCGTCAGGGGTTCCAGAAGCGGAGCCCGATCAACGTGATCGTCCGCGGCGACGTCGACGACGTCGAACGGGTCCTGACCGAAGCGGGCGACGGCGACTGGTCGGAAGTCAACGAATCGGAGGAAGTGGCGCTCCCGGACACGTACGCGCTCTTCGGCGGCGGGAACGCCACTGAAAACGAAACCGCAGCGGCGAACGAAACGCTGCCTAACGCGTCCGAATCGAACGCCACCGACGAATCGCTCGCCAACACGACCGACGACGAAACCGCGTCGGACCAATCGCAGGGCCGCGTTCCCGATCTCGACTGGGGCGAAGCCGACGGCGGTATCCGATACGCCTATCTCGACCCCGGTCCGAACGAGCGCGGCTACTGGACGACCGAAACGCTTCAGCTCGAGGACGGCGACTACTACGGCCAGCGATATCACATCCGGCTCTACGAAAGCCCCAACGAGGACGACGACTGGGTCGCCATGCAGACCCACACCGAACACTTCGACTGGTTCACACTCAGACACCGCGTCGACGGCGCCAAAGCCGCCCAGAAGAAGGTCGAGTCCGAGTTCATGTCCCATCCGCGGGTCGACACACAGGACGACGTCAGCCGTCTCTACCTCGCCAACGGCGGTCCGTCGGATACCGACGGGTGGGTGTCCCTCGTCGAACTCGCCGGGTTGTTCGTCGTCCCCACGCTGATCGGCGTCCGCGTCCGCGGGCGCGGCCTCGATACCGACACCGACAGCGGAACGAGCCAATCCACCGAGCGGGTCAGCCAGCGGACGCCGGCCGCCATCGACGACCACTTGACGGACGTCGACCGCCGTCGGATCGCCGCCGCCGCCGCACGCCTCGAGACCGGCCACCTCCTGCTCGTGGTCACTATCCTCGGGCTCTACCTCGGTGTCCGGACGAGCGGTATCTTCCTCGAACACCGGGCCGAATTCCTCACGCCCCACCAGATCGCGGCGCTGCTCTATCCGATCATCGGCGTCGGCATTCCGGCGGCGACGTACCTGATCGCACGCGGACTCACGCGCCGCCTCGACGCCGCCGTCGTCGCTGCGGGATCGCTCGCAGTGGCGATCTGGCTCGATTACGGCCTGCTCGGCGTCGACACGCTCCCTATCGACGTCGTCGTCCAGCGGATGCTCGTCGTCGTCGCGCTCGGCCTGATCGCGGGCGGCGCGGCCAAACGAGCGGCCCGCGATTCGAAGTTCAACGACATGTTGCTGGCCGGAACCGCGATGTGGGTGCTGGTGCTGATCGGAACCCTCTTCGGGTACCTGTGAACGCGTCGTATATTCTTTCGGATACTATCCTGCCCGGACCCGAATTCGAAACCGGTCTGTTTGTGCCAAGTCCTTAAGTCCTTGCACCGTCGTTACCAACACGAAATGGCTAGTCCACCCCGCCAACGTGAACGCGATCCTGAAACGACCGAAAAAACGCAGGACCCTGCGGATCGTGAGCGGGTGTGTGACGAGTGTGAGGGGGGAACCCTCGTCAAAAGCGAGGACCAGGGCGAACTCGTCTGCGACCAGTGTGGCCTCATCGTCGAAGGGTCGAACATCGATCACGGGCCCGAATGGCGCGCCTTCAATCACTCCGAACGGCAGAACAAATCCCGCGTCGGCGCGCCGACGACCCAGACCATGCACGACAAGGGACTGACGACGTCCATCGACTGGAAGAACCAGGACGCGTACGGTCGCTCCATCTCCTCTGACAAACGCAACCAGATGCGCCGACTGCGAAAGTGGCAAGAGCGCATTCGAACCAAAGACGCCGGCGAACGAAACCTGCAGTTCGCCCTCTCCGAGACCGACCGGATGGCATCCTCGCTTGCAATCCCCCGATCCGTCCGCGAAGTCGCCTGCGTCATGTACCGGCGGGCTCTCGACGAAGACCTCATCCGCGGGCGCTCCATCGAGGGCGTCGCGACCAGTACCCTGTACGCCGCCTGCCGCATGGAGGGCATCCCGCGCTCGCTCGAGGAAGTCGCGGCCGTCTCCCGCGTCGAGCGCAAGGAAATCGGTCGCACCTATCGGTACGTCGCCCAGGAACTCGGCCTCGAGATGGAGCCGGTCAACCCGAAGAAGTACGTCCCGCGCTTTTGCTCCGAACTCGAACTGTCCGAGGAGGTCCAGGCCAAAGCCAACGAGATCATCGATACGACGACCGAGAAGGGCCTCCTGTCGGGTAAGTCACCGACCGGCTACGCCGCGGCCGCGATCTACGCCGCGTCCTTGCTCTGTAACGAGAAGAAGACCCAGCGGGAGGTCTCCGACGTCGCGCAGGTGACCGAAGTCACCATCCGAAACCGGTATCAAGAGCAGATCGAAGCGATGGGCATTCACTAGTCCGCTCGATTTACGCTCGGTTGGCAGGTCGGATTTCTTCTTTCGGCGGCTCTCTTCTCCTGCATCGACGAGAGGCCGGGCGTGACAGCACCGGCGGTACCCCGCTCTGGCGCTGACACTCTAATCCGCTCGACTGAGAACTCCTCTCGCCGTTCGAACGCGACACGCGGTGGCCTCGAAGGAGTGAGCCGCCGACGAGGGAGTGAAACTAACGACGGTACCGTCGATCAGTCTTCGTCGTTCTCCGTCGATTCGGGGACGGATTCTCGATTTAGCTGCCACTGTGGATATTCTGAATCGACCATTCCGCTCTCGCCGAAGCTCGATTCGAGAGATCTGACTAACAGTCGTTCGGAGAACCCCGCTACGAAGGCGATCATGAACGCTGCCAACGGGTCGTTGAGTGGGAGCGCGAAAAGGGAGCTCAGTGCACCGCTCTCGAAGAACAGAAACAGCACGAGCGCAGCCGACGCACCGATCGTGACACGAGCGACCGCTAACCAGTCCTGGCCGAGCGTCGGGAGTGGTTCGCTCACCTCTGGAGAGAGGCTTCGAAGTGAAAACAGTCCGCTAATGGATGCCCCGAGGATCCCGAAGAGAACAACCGCGACGTAAATCACGGGTCCGTACGTTTGCGACAGCGGGCCGAACATGTCCCAGATCCCGGACGCTGGTCGAACGAACGTCCCACGAATCCATCCATCGAGAGGTGCGATGTACGGTCCCAGTACGTAGAGCAGCGAAAGGAGACCGAGACTCGCAATAGCGGAGAAGAGAAAGATCAGGAATTGCTGTTCGAGCTGAATGTGCGTTTCACGCACCACTCCGTCCTTCCGATCCAGTATTTTATTCGACTCGATAATATCATCGATAGAGATCGTACTGGATATCCCCTCTTGAGTCGTGAGTAAATCGAGAACGGTCTGTAGCTCCCAACCGGACAACTGGTACCGAGCTTTCGTCACCGCCTTTTTCGCTTCCCTCGTGAGGAACTCCTCCTTCGTCGAAGGACCGTCCAGCAGTTCGTAATCCAGCGCGAGGAGTTCACGTCTGGCCGCGTCGATTCCCCGTAGTGCTATCGCTATGTATCTTCGATCGCCAAATATGGATCTTCGATCGCTAAATCCCCATTCTGCGACTGAATTATGAGCCATCGCGGCCGTCCAGCGCGGATTCTTGTACGCGCGTTTCACTGCTTCTGCATGACACGTATCAGGGTCCTCGGGGAGGTCGATTCCTTCGCTAATGCATATTTTCAACGGGTACTCGTACCTGATCTGATTGTCCACCTCCTCGTAATCCCAGGCGACTTCGGGCGCAGTGTCGGCTCGTTCCCAAACCGCTTCTTCATACTTTCTCACCGGTTGCTCATTTCCTCTCTGTTGTTCGTCTACTATTCGCTCTATTTCCTCTCTGTCGAGGTATTCCGGTTCATTGGTGGGCAGGGATAGACCTGCCGACTCCCTCCTTTCTGGTGAAGCTACTATATGAAATATGTCTGATGGATCTCCGTATTCTCCCGTTTGGTGTGACTGCTCTTCGGCGGGCGGTCCGGTCCCGTCCGGAGTCAGCGGTGCGTCCGTCGTAACGCCTTCGTTCGATTCGGATGATTTCTCGTTTCGCTCGTTTTCCCGCCGCTCATTCGGATTCACCAGTCGGTATAATCGTTGGAAAGTACCCATGCTAGTCGCTATCAGCGACTAGCTGATAAAACTATCAGTAGCCTTTCTGAACAACCGTTTCTGCGCACGGCACTCACGTAACTCGAGTATCCGCCCACCGAAAACATGCGCCGACCGGGAGTTGAACCCGGGCTATGAGCTTGGGAAGCTCATGTCCTGCCACTAGACCACCGGCGCCTATACGGTTCGCGCCGAGGATCGCGACTCCGCGGGAGTTGCTCACCACCGGCGCACTGCGCTCACTTCGCCACCCGGACCTAGCGACCGGTCGCACTTGAACGTAGCGCTCTCGAGCAATTGTATACCCGTGGACCAGAATCGCCCTCTCGGTCCCTGTGTCGAATTCGAACGGCCCATAGTGTCTCCTCAACGGTCCGCCGATGACACCGACGATACAGCGCGTCACACCGGTCTCGTGCTTTCGACAAACGGCGGTCGAACGCTCGGTGCGCGACCCCGTAGAAACCGACCGCGCGGTCACTTTTTCCCGGAGAGGGGAGCCTATTAGACCGCTGCCTCCGAAGTG encodes the following:
- the mptA gene encoding GTP cyclohydrolase MptA, with amino-acid sequence MSHQLPDVQATSPDVTVGLSQVGVTGVDKLVKLARDGKRPIVLTAEFEVFVDLPAWRKGADMSRNMEVIDEILEDATREEAYSVEEVCGEAAERLLEKHDYTSKAEVSMEAEYMRRERTPASDRETQHMVDIVASATATDEGTREEIGAQVTGMTVCPCSQGMSAARAKQTLEDLGVEEETITEFLDEVPQPGHSQRGHATLTVEADGDPAVDLNDIIDIARDSMSARIYNLAKRPDEDHMTYEAHADAKFVEDCVRALAEGVVDEFDHLPDDAVITMSQSNDESIHQHNAHAERVVEMGTLRGEIAP
- a CDS encoding nucleotidyltransferase domain-containing protein is translated as MATVPDHVRETVDDHLTAIERENDVAVALAVARGSHAWGAASSDSDYDVGFVYVPTDLRRYAHLGGVAGVIDAEDGEFEYQGWDVRTFAGLLVDSNDGAIDLLRSPIRYRVAYDPAVLAAYIERAYNPIDLYHAWRGIATNNYRKYVSHHLVRTDDEIFPIVETDGDSYVVETDDGTTTVAADDDRFTETATRPTVKRNLTIYRAAMSARYLKETGERGDHDLPALAFDRFLSKQAPAVFADERIERARALLERKRAGEGAAVVGDAVGPEFARPPRRIDPAIHACDGPSTTRINGFVDELIDAVQ
- a CDS encoding DNA-directed RNA polymerase subunit epsilon, which encodes MQDDGADPGPPTAGDVAVADGVDPDPERERRLETRPGSGALSRADVQRDSSVRRWGVVTPSATVIGRATSPDADLSESVRRLHDEQHAATPGYGERAHRLDRLRTTQALCNALEVTPWQRDLALGVMDEIDLTEFGSQRAIPKVALVVIRHVVDVDRQRYFGLDDIDAQSLSADRMEELFAQYRAHDITDDGTFKRLAADYGLDTTSLNRLRRVLKSQLEDDLPAYGRNPYRDPNLPDVTESDAAGADAATTGGQS
- a CDS encoding DsbA family oxidoreductase, whose amino-acid sequence is MADTGTDGTPTGDRITMYADYVCPFCFLGTRSLVQYRERRDEPLAVDWHPFDLRHGKRNPDGTIDHDVDDGKDDQYYEQAKRNVRRLQAEYGVEMSLDIATDIDSFDAQVASWYVAREYPDRWDAFDEAVYTALWQEGRDIGDRRVLLDLAETVGLPTDEIRAAIDDDDRRTDLEERFTDAQEAGVTGVPTFVSDGHVARGAVPPAQLERLVEGVGTDSR
- a CDS encoding NAD(+)/NADH kinase, producing the protein MDVAVGIVAQRDNERAQELAADLVDALEQEGANVVVDEATGGAIGETAVPVSAMGGRDLVVSIGGDGTLLFVAREVGPTPILGVNLGEVGFLNAVAPDDALAVVTDLVAELEETGAVDGRELTRLQATGVDEDWTLEPALNEILVHGPRRGPGGGATVEVRVDGQRYTESHVDGVLVCTPTGSTAYNLSEDGPLVHPSADALVVTQMAASDSMPPLVVEPTAELTLTISGTESAYAISDGRNRRRLEPPATISVTLADDSVTLAGPQADFFDGLDKLE
- a CDS encoding amphi-Trp domain-containing protein, yielding MAQRTTADETLPREELSAYLRDLAAEFEQGGGSMEDEPEPGEDEPEPGADETVTVPVGNKNVSLHPPHHVDVSIEVVERSSMLRGNRETVDIELSWKP
- a CDS encoding universal stress protein, which translates into the protein MYETILFPTDGSDHSKTVADHATDVAATRDATLHVLSVVDDRAFLVLDDDRIERVRGDLEETSRAAVDEAATRAADRGVETVTAVDTGHPAECIVDYAATNDVDLIVMGTSGDEYERNVVGSVSQRVVREAPVPVTTVGPSVRSD
- a CDS encoding transcription initiation factor IIB — protein: MASPPRQRERDPETTEKTQDPADRERVCDECEGGTLVKSEDQGELVCDQCGLIVEGSNIDHGPEWRAFNHSERQNKSRVGAPTTQTMHDKGLTTSIDWKNQDAYGRSISSDKRNQMRRLRKWQERIRTKDAGERNLQFALSETDRMASSLAIPRSVREVACVMYRRALDEDLIRGRSIEGVATSTLYAACRMEGIPRSLEEVAAVSRVERKEIGRTYRYVAQELGLEMEPVNPKKYVPRFCSELELSEEVQAKANEIIDTTTEKGLLSGKSPTGYAAAAIYAASLLCNEKKTQREVSDVAQVTEVTIRNRYQEQIEAMGIH